TGAAAAAGGCACTCACCAACACCAGCAGCAACCTCTTTGGCCAGCTAACATGGACCCAGCCCTCCCGCCGGAGCCTGGTGCAGATGAGGTGAGCACAGGTACCGATGATCGCCAAGGGTACCAAGAAACCCAGCAGGAAGCGAATGACAGTCTTAGTCACTTGCCTCCCCCAAACTATTGGCTTCCAATCCTGGGAGTTCTCCTCCCCCTATTGTCTATGTCGAACTTGAAGTAGCAGTAGAAACATTCTTTCAGTGTTCCAGTGGCCTGGAATTTCAAGTACGGAGAGGAAGCAACAGTAGCCAGGGGCCACATGCCAACAGCCAGCCAGGTTGCCTGCTGTACGGTGTGGTGGTTTCGTGATCAGACAGGGTAGATGACAGAGATGCAGTGGTCCACAGAGATGAGGACCAGGAGGCAGACACTGGTAAAGAAGTTGGTCAAGAAGGCCATGTAGAGCTTGCAGGCCAATTTGCTGAGGAACCACTGGCCACTGGCTATGGTGTATATGGCGATGGGCAGGGACAGTAAGAAAGACGTTGGCAAGGGCCAGGTTGAAGAACCACATGGTAGTGACAGTGTGGGCCAGTCGGAAAACTCTCATCCAGAGCACCAGCCCGTTGACCACTATACCAACCACAAAGGACACAGACATAATGGCCATGGTCAGTGGGCGGAGGCACCCCACCTCCTCAGGATGGCATTTGGAAGCAGAGGTAGAATTCATCCTTCTAGAATAGGAAGGACCATATGTTAGTGCTACGTTACTGTTCACTGCTTTTCAGAGCCCAGGGTTCCCTCTGACACTCcttcatttaatatatttttattgagtgcttattatgtcACTCTGATATTGCTCTCTGTTCCGGAAGTGAGTCATGTAACAAAACAGACCCGCCTAGAACTTACATCCTAATGGGGAACATCAGATGGGAAAcacaatatatataataaataaaaccatGATATACTACTTTAGAAGATTAAAAGTGCTGAGGGGGAAAAATAAGGAGGGGCCTCTGACTTTTGGTTAAGTTGGAGTAGCTTTGTCAGACAAATAGTCTGGCAGATAAATTATAAAATCTGgacaaaatgttaaaatcaatCCACAGTTTGAAGACATTGGAGAGTGATCAAAATCAAGCATAAACTGAAGGAGAATCTACCTCGATGGGGGAACTGCATGAAGTCACAGTTGTGAGTTTGCATCTTTTGTGTGTGAGCGTTTTGCAGTTGCTGCATCCTCACTGGCTTGAGGTGTGAGAGGACTGAGTTATGGCAGATCAGTCAGAAAGACAGTGAGAAGGGAGGGAATTGTGGAAGGAAGGGGAGCCCCAGGGAAGGTTAACTCCAAAATCTGCATATGAAATCCATCCAAATCCTTAAATGACTGAATTATTTATGTTCAGAGGAGATCACAGGATGCCTGGTGAAGAGAAACAGTTGGAATTTGAAGTAACTGAGCAGAGATTTCAGTTGTTTCCCACCACAGAGATTAGAGTTTGGAGTTTGAGTCCAGCCAACTTAACTGCCTGCTAGAACAAGGAATCACTCTTCAGAAGAACATAACACAGTGCAGAGTCTCTACAATATATCATGCATAATGGCCAGTATCCAGTTAAAAACCACTATACATGTGAAGTAACAGGAAAGCATGAGCCATATATTCAACAAAGAAAGGAatcaatagaaaacaaattcaagATAACATGGGACATTGCAATACACAAAGACATTAAAGCACCTAATACAAATATGTTCAAAGACTTAAAGGGAAAGATATGCATAATTAGTGAACAGTTGGGGAATCTTAGTAGGAAAGAGATATTATGAAAAAAGAGTCAAATTAAAATTCTAGAGCTGAAAACTacaattgaaatgaaaatttcactggCTGGACTtcacaaaaaattcaaaatgaaaccaGTGAACTAGAAGATAgagcaatagaaattatccaacctaaagaacagagagaaaaaatattaaagaaaaatgaatagaacCTCAGAGACCTGTAAATTAATATCACTCAGttcagaaggagaggaaaagaaagtgggAGAGAAGTGTATCTGCAGAAATAATGGCTGGTAATTTACCAAATTTGGTGCAAGGCATTAACTTACAGATCCAAGAATTTCAATAAATtccaagcaaaataaataaaagaaaattatacccAAGCACATCATAATCCCTGCTCTTGTCTCCCGTGCTAAAACTGTGTTCCTTTCTACCTCctggcctttgcacctgctgttctctCTATCTGGaacacctttcctttccctctgccttttaattttacTCATTCTTGAGATGTCAGCAaaattttcccttcctccccaaaagccttccctgaccatcttGACTGAAGCAGACCCTCTGGTAGAAGCTTCTCATATACTACAAGATTGTAAGGGGTAGCAATTAGACCCAACTCTGTTAGACTCTCTGATCAAGAGTCTGACCAAGACTCTGAGCTCCATAGTGGCGAGGCCAGTACATAGCTTGTTCATTAGaccctagcacatagtaagcactcaataaataattgataagTGATTGGCTAAGGAGGAAAATCTCTCCCTTGTCCCCAGAGGATGGATTCAGTCATTTAGCCTAAAAGTATGCATTGAGCCCATAGTGTATGCCATACACTCTAAGCACTGGGGATGCAGCAGTGATGAAAATAGTCAAAGAGCTCTTCCCTGGTGGAGCAGACATCAGAGGCATGAGAAAGTTCTTCACCTGGAGGAGGTgttccagaacttttcatctcTTTTGTCACCTCCTCCTCACATACCCTGGCCACACCTCAACTATCCTTGCTTCCAAGCCCCCACCCTCTGAGCTCCCTAAGGCCCCTTCCTCCAAATCCCAGTCCCGTGTCACCATTTCCTGTGTCCAAGGGCGAGGTTCAGGCCAAGGGAGCTCTGTCTGTCTCCGTCGTCTGTCTTGGGTAGTCGCTAGCCTTGAGCCTGTGTTGGGGTTGGGGGCATGTGACAGGAAGACGGTCAATGAGTTTTGGAGCAGATAAGGCACAGGAAAGAGTCTCGAGCAAGAGTCATGATGACCCCAGAGATCAATATCAGAGCCCGGAAAGCGTCATTAGATGTGGATCTTGATAAGCCCTTGGGGCTGGGAGCTTGGGGGCCGCTAAAGAGGAGAGGGGCTCCAGAGACTGTTTCACTGCATCATTCCCATTCTTCTCACTTGTACTTTCTTGTatcccacccccctgccccatcTCAGGAAGGGAACTCAATTTACTCTTCCTTACTTTGGGGACCTCCAATTGTCCTTTTCTTCAGAAATGATGGTGCCTCTAATGGTGGATagggtttttcctttttatgagcccccccccccaaatgtgTCTTCTCCACCAGTTTTCCCaatgtatgttatgtatgtatgtgttgggGGTTGGTGGTCCACAGAATTCCAAGTTCTACAGGAATGTCCCCAGATGTCCAGGGTCAGTAAGGAATATGTGACAAAGCCCAGCCCAAGCATCAGAACTCCCCATATAATCATGAGCAAAACACATGgtggttgttttaagcctctaagATTTGGGATTGTTTGTTTGACAGCCATGGCTGACAGTATACATGGAAAACAGCCCCTTTCGTTCAACCTTCATTAACCATGTGTCAAGGActggctgtgtcccaggcactgggctggatGTTTGAGAGAGGAGAGtaaacacacacagactcagGCCCTGCCTGCCTACAGGAAACTTTGAGCactgggagagacagacatgaaacaaacacactgacaaacaaatgtatttatttacaagTGAGGCTAAGgattctgaagaaaaagaagatactTTGATGAGGGTTTCAACAAAGGAAATGGTGTCAGGGCAAGAGGTTTGTGGAGGAAGTGACACTCAGGGTGAGATCTGAAGAATAATAGGGGTTCACCAGgccaagagggagggaggagtgttGCAGAGAGTAGAAGTGGCATGTGCAAATGTCCTGGGGATCATACCTACTTTTCCATACTTGTCTGGGATGACAGAGACTTTTCTCCTTCTTATCTTGTTGAGATTTCTTTTGCCAGCATTTGGAATGGCTAGAATTTCCTAAACCAAGCACTCAAATTGCCTTAGTTGAAACTAAGAGAAAACAGCAGACCTATTATAAGGCTCAAAATACAAATATAGGGAAGAAATATACCAGAGGGACTCCTAGAAAATAGAATATGAAGCTTGAAATGTTTTCACCTatgcaaaagaaagcaaagaagccAGCTTTGGGAAGGTCCAATAGCTTAAGAAATCAATTCCATTgagatttaatttacatataataaaaatttcccatttttagTGTACACTCATTTGGTTTCTTCTAAAAGTGTACATCCATGTAACCATCACTGTAATTGAGATCTACAACATTTTTATTCCTCAAAGTTGCCTCAAGCCCCAACTGGTCATTGATCTGCCTTCTGATACTATAGGttagtttcccttttcttttttaggtttcatataaataaaatcagacaaTTATGTACTCCTTTTAAGGTTTCCAGATTTAGCACATGAAAATACAGGATGTGGTGGGgagagtatagttcagtggttgagtacgtgcttagcatgaatgagttcctgggttcaatccccagtacctccatttactaagtaagtaaataaacctaattacctaccccaccaaaaaagggaaaaagtgcccccaaaaaaagaatttcaaaaaaagagaaaatataggaTGCCTTACTACATTAGAACTTCAAGTAAACAACATATTTTTTAAGGATTTCTTGGGACATATTTATACTGAAAAAATTGTTGTtgatctaaaattcaaatttagctggaaatcctgtattttatctggcaatgcTTATatctttatctctggtttcttttgctcagcacaatgtttttgagattcatccgtaTTCTGTGTTTCAGGAAGTTCTTCCCTTTTCATTGCTgggtagtactccattgtatggacataccaATGTACTTATCCATTCTCCTCTTAgtggatgtttgggttgtttccactttggggcttgCAATGCACTGAATGTGTCCTCCTTAAAagtcatatgttgaaattctaacctcCAAGATGATGGCACTAAGAGGCAGGGCCTTTGAAaggtgattaagtcatgagggtggaactctcatgaatgggattagtgcccttataataAAGACTCCAGAGAGCCCCTGGCCCCtttcaccatgtgaggacacagcaagaagatggcAACTAGGAGGCAGCTTTCACCAGACATTGAATCTGCCAGTGGCTTAatcttagacttcccagcctctggaaTAGTGAGAAACATATTTCTACTGTTTATAAACCCCTAGCCTATGGTATTTTGTCATAGCAATCCAAACATACTAAGTTCTGAATTAAGCTCTGTCTGTCCAAGCTCAATACTGAACAATTTTCTTTCCCTACAGATGATGCTGGCACCCATGAACTTGTGGTCGCTGCAGACACATGTCACAGAGGACCTGGAGAATTAATTGCAAAGAGAGTTTGTGGGAGATGGACATGGGACTCTGATCCTAATAAGCCTCTGGCATGCAGAGCCCTCAGTCTtgtctccccttccccccaaccccatgtTTCCCAGGGCTGTCATGACAATGAAATTAATTAATACATGCAAAGCActggaagagtgcctggcacaaagtaggtgctcaaaacTTGTCAGCTCTCATGATTAGCATGAATATTTCTTCCACAGAATTTCATGGAGTATTTCACCTTCTGCATTTCACGGACTCTAAgacatactatttttataggCACCACAAAGAAAGACATAGCCTATAAAATACAACACAGTGCTTTTTACTATTgagaattttactttatatttattgaaagatCTCTTCTGGATAAATTTTGTGTAGACACAAAAAGGGAAATGTAAGAGAAATAGAGCATTTGTAAAGTTTATTCCTGATCAAGGGCCTTTTTTGTTGTCTGAAGAATTTCAGACACATGTAAAAGTAGTCAAAATAGTGTAATGACCGCCACACATACCCATCATTTAACTTCAATGATCTTGTTTCATCTGTCTTCCTGCCCATTCTCCCCAAACCAGTTTCTTTGGAGGCAAATTCCAGATATATCATTTTTATTGCAAAAATTTCAATTTATGACCCTCAAAGGAAGCTCCTTTGAAAATGTACAATAGCATCGTTGcaccttaaaaaattaacaattccTTAACACGTACAAAAATTAATTCTGTGagttttcatatttctaattGTCTCCTAAATAACATTTTTCGAGGGCACTCAACTCTTCTGGGTCACTCAGATCATTAGTATTCATGTATTTCTATACACACCATCCTCCATGCCACCTAGATTAGGGGTAGACAAAGTTTCTGTAAAGTGCCAGTGTAAATAATGTTGGCTTTGTGGGCTATGGGAATTGCATGAAAAGTACTCAGCCCTGCATTGTGGAAATCTGTTATCCACAGATAATAGGGGAATTGCTGCGCGTGGCCGCGTGCCAATATAACTTTATTGATGGACACTCAGTTTTCAATTTTGTATGATTTTCATGTGTCATGGACACTATTCTTTTGACTTTGTTCAAtcagttaaaaaatgtaaaaaccactcTTAGCACACGggctgtacaaaaaaaaaaaaaaaaaaaaaaaaccaggcagTGGACCATGGTTTGCCAACTTAGATGCAGGTCTGGATTGGGTAAGGCAGTGTTTCTTTAAAGATGACAGGGGAAAACTAAAAAAACATCGCTACTGGGCCCTTGAAGTAGCTTTGCAATTACGGGCACTGGCCTATTACTGATTTCTATTTCCAGGGCATTTCCAAACATGACTTATTCACCACTGATCCCCCCACGCACACCCAGTTGGTTCCCAGGGGCTCAGAGTGCCCCACAGTTATCTGCAGGAGTTCGTGCCTTGCCAGGAGCAATCGTGCAGTGCCAGCCATTGGAAGATGCCTCCCGGTTTCAGAGGGGTCAAGATATGAGACAGTGTGCTTCTTAGAATAGATCAAATATGGTAGATTTTTGATGTTCTCCTTTATCAAAGCCAGTTTCTTTTTCTAAGGGGAACACTGCAAGCAGCTGGTAAGAGGATAATTATTCTCACCAGGCTACCCTCTGCCTGGATTTGGGGATTGCTTCTTGCAATGCTGAAATCCTAAATAATATATTCAAGTGGGTAGTTTTGTTTTCCATAATTGATTTCTAGATGTAAGTATTTCCCCCACTGCTATGTATTCTTTAATCcgttaaaaattataatatctcATGCAGTGATTGTCACATGCTCACTCAAATTCCATCTCAGCAGAAATTTAAGTTTTtctctgcacccctccccctccaccacgtgttttgctattataaatagtgatgCAAATAACACTCTTGAGGATAAAGCTTTCTTCCATGTTTAGGATTATTTCTTTGGATTCCTAGAAGTGGCCTCCAAAGAAGAAAAGATCTTACTTTGTTTTCCAGAAAGCTGTGAGGACATACAACAGGGCAGGTCTCACCTACCAGCTCTGGGTCTTCCAgttaaaaaatttcccctggttgTTGACTTACTGGAATGGTTTTGATTTCTTGTGTGATGACATGTCTTCCTGAAATGGTTTGTTACTCACTATAATCCTTCTTTGGGGAACTGTCTCTTCATGTATTTTGCCCACTTGCCTCCTGGAATCCAACTGCTGTGTTCCCTTTCCTGTCACTTTATATGATAAGATTATTAATGCTATTTCTGTCACAAGGCACAGTGTTTTTTCAAGTCTATTCCTTCTCTTTTAATTTCAGTGTGAGTTGTTTTTTATACACAGAGCTTTTAAATTTAAGGTTGTCAAATCTGTATCCCTCAtacaagaaaaaaggagaaaaaaatctactttaagtattttttttaat
This Camelus bactrianus isolate YW-2024 breed Bactrian camel chromosome 9, ASM4877302v1, whole genome shotgun sequence DNA region includes the following protein-coding sequences:
- the GPR32 gene encoding LOW QUALITY PROTEIN: putative G-protein coupled receptor 32 (The sequence of the model RefSeq protein was modified relative to this genomic sequence to represent the inferred CDS: inserted 2 bases in 1 codon; deleted 2 bases in 1 codon; substituted 2 bases at 2 genomic stop codons), with product MGLFGNSRGIAVQDKKAMLNHRRMNSTSASKCHPEEVGCLRPLTMAIMSVSFVVGIVVNGLVLWMRVFRLAHTVTTMWFFNLALANVFLXLSLPIAIYTIASGQWFLSKLACKLYMAFLTNFFTSVCLLVLISVDHCISVIYPVXSRNHHTVQQATWLAVGMWPLATVASSPYLKFQATGTLKECFYCYFKFDIDNRGENSQDWKPIVWGRQVTKTVIRFLLGFLVPLAIIGTCAHLICTRLRREGWVHVSWPKRLLLVLVSAFFISWFLFNMVRLVQLLEQKESDPRMLLIVWATFSLGCFNSSLNTFLYVFVGRDFXEKIFQSLPFALARAFGEEGFLSQPVPELKPSGDNGNLQAVSYSLVIQVAGPLLPSPLSVTWFGQQTLTDAAFTILLPLTLTWTHSGWPLGDTFCHPDPGLAFLTF